The following are encoded in a window of Brevibacillus sp. DP1.3A genomic DNA:
- a CDS encoding DUF3238 domain-containing protein → MVNLIKIRASVFIPLSWTEPRTDPQTGKIIQFEGDSREFTPYAVNTMRSRVEQEVVVDFLKKEIFSYQNTGITTEKITNPDGSIQLRKGKASTEGILCRNMVWKSDEEVSFEMSASASNPLNEHAPPVDYFISVTAKRDGLVQIEGAHDGFPCFEFYKQADFGPFETIYTHDFRVTGDTPAALGGEMEYHFRKILSCE, encoded by the coding sequence ATGGTAAACCTGATCAAAATTAGAGCGAGTGTATTTATCCCCCTGTCATGGACGGAACCAAGGACCGATCCGCAAACAGGAAAAATCATTCAATTCGAAGGCGATTCACGTGAATTTACCCCTTATGCCGTTAACACGATGCGTTCTAGAGTGGAGCAAGAGGTTGTCGTAGACTTTTTGAAAAAAGAAATTTTTAGTTATCAGAACACGGGAATCACAACAGAGAAGATCACGAATCCTGATGGATCGATTCAGCTGAGAAAAGGAAAAGCGAGTACAGAGGGCATTTTGTGCAGGAATATGGTATGGAAGTCGGATGAAGAAGTGAGCTTTGAAATGAGCGCAAGTGCGAGTAATCCCCTGAATGAGCATGCGCCTCCGGTTGACTACTTCATATCGGTAACGGCGAAAAGGGATGGGCTTGTACAAATCGAAGGAGCGCATGATGGCTTCCCTTGCTTTGAATTTTATAAGCAAGCGGATTTTGGGCCGTTTGAAACGATTTATACCCATGATTTCCGAGTAACAGGTGATACTCCGGCAGCCTTGGGTGGAGAGATGGAATATCATTTTCGTAAGATTCTGTCGTGCGAATAG
- a CDS encoding GNAT family N-acetyltransferase has protein sequence MSNPTMFDQFPVIETDRLILRQPDQQDLEDIFEVLSHEDVARYVGIARFQSIADAENELRWYRDLFEQKQGLRWAVTDRSTGKFLGSCGYKHYHAVHNKAEIGYDLNFSWWNKGIMSEAMRPIIAYGFTHMHLNRIEAEADTRNTASIHLLKKFGFQVEGIHRETEFENGMYIDLVKLALLRKDYELNS, from the coding sequence GTGAGTAATCCGACTATGTTCGATCAATTCCCTGTCATCGAAACAGACAGGTTGATCCTTCGCCAACCTGATCAACAAGATTTAGAAGATATTTTTGAAGTGTTGTCACATGAAGATGTGGCGAGATATGTAGGGATAGCGAGGTTTCAATCGATAGCAGATGCTGAAAATGAACTTCGATGGTATCGAGACTTATTTGAACAAAAACAGGGACTCAGGTGGGCGGTTACGGACCGTTCCACTGGAAAATTTCTTGGCAGCTGCGGCTACAAGCATTACCATGCTGTACATAACAAAGCGGAGATTGGCTATGATCTGAATTTTTCGTGGTGGAATAAGGGGATCATGTCGGAAGCAATGCGGCCCATTATCGCGTACGGGTTTACGCATATGCACCTAAACAGAATAGAAGCAGAGGCAGATACGCGAAATACGGCATCTATCCATTTGCTCAAAAAATTTGGCTTTCAAGTGGAAGGAATCCATCGAGAAACGGAATTTGAAAATGGGATGTACATTGATCTTGTGAAGCTGGCGTTGCTTCGAAAAGATTATGAATTGAATTCGTAA
- a CDS encoding flavin monoamine oxidase family protein — translation MDNPSFSLTQPDMLSIIRNGLPRTHSPLTIIIVGAGMAGLVSASLLKTAGHNVTILEAADRIGGRVYTLRSPFTHGHFLDAGAMRIPHTHELTLAYVNKFSLPLHPFINNSPNDIISINGIKTRRWIYQRDPDILRFPVAPHEKGRTFNELAGQAIQPVIDFIKLNPATNWPIVVQKYDRFSMDQFLRFNPVGPSLSAPAIDMIKVMTGFEGFPELAFPEILRDFILFDSSTRFYEIAGGFDQLPQAFLPQLQEKIYFRHKMTRIVETGNQITISGVRTDTDELFQMTGDIVIITIPFTVLQFVRVEPYDLFSYQKWKAIRQLHYVSSSKIGVQFSQRFWEAQGIRSGQTVTDTPIRLSYFANHGFDQPGGVVLVSYTWEDDDLPWLSMSKEEQVMQAVKHLADIHGEQVYNTFVTGVTHNWALQPHAAGAFALFKPLQETELTPYIGAPEGRIYFAGEHTSNEHHGWIQGAIESALRVAVEVGRK, via the coding sequence ATGGATAATCCCTCCTTCTCCTTAACACAACCTGACATGCTGTCCATTATTCGCAATGGACTCCCACGAACGCACTCCCCCCTCACTATCATCATCGTCGGGGCTGGAATGGCTGGTCTTGTTTCTGCCTCATTGCTAAAAACAGCGGGACACAACGTAACGATTTTGGAAGCAGCGGACCGGATAGGCGGCAGAGTTTACACATTGCGCTCTCCTTTTACCCATGGCCATTTTCTAGATGCTGGCGCCATGCGTATTCCTCACACGCACGAACTTACCCTAGCATACGTGAATAAATTCTCTCTTCCCCTTCATCCGTTTATCAACAACTCTCCGAACGACATCATCTCAATAAATGGCATCAAAACAAGACGTTGGATCTACCAACGCGATCCCGACATCCTCCGCTTCCCTGTAGCGCCACATGAAAAAGGCCGTACTTTCAATGAATTAGCCGGGCAAGCCATTCAGCCTGTCATTGACTTCATCAAACTCAATCCAGCGACGAACTGGCCCATCGTTGTCCAAAAATACGATCGTTTTTCCATGGATCAATTCTTGCGCTTCAATCCTGTTGGCCCTTCCTTATCCGCCCCCGCAATCGATATGATCAAGGTCATGACTGGCTTCGAAGGATTCCCTGAGCTCGCCTTTCCCGAAATTTTACGAGACTTCATCTTGTTCGATTCTTCTACACGCTTTTACGAAATAGCAGGAGGATTTGACCAGCTACCACAGGCATTTCTCCCCCAATTACAGGAGAAGATCTATTTCCGGCATAAAATGACGCGAATCGTCGAGACGGGAAATCAAATTACCATTTCCGGCGTGCGTACCGACACAGACGAACTGTTCCAGATGACCGGTGATATCGTGATTATTACCATCCCTTTTACCGTTTTGCAGTTTGTTCGGGTTGAACCGTACGATCTGTTTTCCTATCAAAAATGGAAAGCCATTCGTCAACTCCACTATGTTTCCTCATCCAAAATAGGCGTCCAGTTTTCTCAGCGATTCTGGGAAGCACAAGGAATACGGAGCGGACAAACAGTAACAGATACGCCTATTCGCCTCTCCTACTTTGCCAACCACGGTTTTGATCAGCCTGGGGGTGTCGTATTGGTCAGTTACACATGGGAGGATGACGACCTTCCGTGGCTCAGTATGTCGAAAGAAGAACAAGTGATGCAAGCGGTAAAGCATCTAGCTGACATTCATGGGGAGCAGGTGTACAATACCTTCGTTACGGGGGTCACACATAATTGGGCGTTGCAGCCTCATGCTGCTGGTGCCTTTGCCTTGTTCAAACCGTTGCAGGAGACGGAATTAACTCCCTACATTGGTGCGCCTGAAGGAAGAATTTATTTTGCAGGGGAGCACACCTCGAATGAACATCACGGTTGGATTCAAGGGGCGATTGAGTCTGCTTTGCGCGTGGCTGTAGAAGTGGGGAGAAAATGA
- a CDS encoding putative glycolipid-binding domain-containing protein, with the protein MLPTNAIWKPTTGVGYEHLRIREGSNRIHVNSIVIGRMDDATLSRIQYEIVLDSNWVTREVSLAIMGEEGALHLSSDGEGNWTNEVGEPIPELFGCIDIDISCTPFTNTLPIRRLSYTQLEPQYIQVAYFSAHELTYRQVQQQYTLLESKGDSSVYQYRAGTFVENITVDSNGLVLIYPELFLREQL; encoded by the coding sequence ATGTTACCAACAAATGCTATCTGGAAACCAACGACAGGAGTCGGATATGAGCACTTGAGAATACGGGAGGGCTCGAACAGAATCCACGTAAATAGCATAGTGATCGGGAGGATGGATGACGCCACCCTATCAAGAATCCAATATGAAATTGTCCTTGATTCAAATTGGGTCACGCGAGAGGTTTCACTGGCAATCATGGGCGAAGAAGGAGCTTTGCATCTCTCATCGGATGGCGAGGGAAATTGGACAAACGAGGTGGGTGAGCCCATTCCTGAGCTCTTTGGCTGTATCGATATTGATATTTCTTGTACACCTTTCACGAATACACTGCCGATCCGCCGGTTGTCGTATACCCAGTTAGAACCTCAGTATATACAAGTAGCCTATTTCTCAGCCCATGAGCTGACGTACAGACAAGTGCAACAGCAATATACGTTGCTAGAAAGCAAAGGGGACTCTTCTGTCTATCAATACCGGGCAGGAACATTCGTGGAGAACATTACAGTAGATTCGAACGGACTTGTTCTGATCTATCCCGAACTGTTTTTGCGTGAGCAGTTGTAA
- a CDS encoding DUF1700 domain-containing protein has translation MDKILNDYLEKIGKHLKPMSTPERIDIVKEIKSVMLELQHNGVSSEQIIERLGNPKELAKAYLGEAISKNSTFSWRKFGAVFAFCSSFAGVSGIFVLPIISTLSIALMISGVITPIGGIIKFIGYLMGHDIAGITFEFGAFTATRPMQYLPISIVSGVLMFLLGKVLWKLTMKYIHAISQKKITL, from the coding sequence ATGGATAAAATTTTGAATGACTATCTTGAAAAAATCGGAAAACATTTGAAGCCTATGTCCACTCCCGAGCGTATTGACATTGTAAAAGAAATCAAAAGTGTAATGCTTGAATTGCAACATAATGGTGTATCTTCTGAGCAAATCATCGAACGGTTAGGAAACCCAAAAGAATTAGCGAAAGCATACTTAGGTGAAGCCATTTCAAAGAACAGTACATTTAGTTGGCGTAAATTCGGGGCTGTATTTGCATTTTGTAGCAGCTTTGCAGGCGTAAGCGGTATTTTTGTTTTGCCGATTATCAGTACTCTTTCCATTGCTTTAATGATTAGTGGAGTTATTACACCAATAGGCGGAATTATTAAATTTATCGGGTATCTTATGGGACATGATATTGCCGGAATAACATTCGAATTTGGAGCATTTACAGCAACCCGCCCAATGCAGTACTTGCCAATTTCTATTGTGAGTGGTGTGTTGATGTTTTTGTTGGGGAAAGTGTTATGGAAACTTACAATGAAATATATACACGCAATTAGTCAGAAAAAGATAACATTGTAA
- a CDS encoding PadR family transcriptional regulator, producing the protein MNVEDWKSQIKRGTLDFCILLLIKQRPYYGYEIISKLEQYPIIAAKENTIYPLLRRLLKEEYISSSWQDSTEGLPPRKYYTITEKGNEYLNAMSLEWDNLLTAISEIKGS; encoded by the coding sequence ATGAATGTAGAAGATTGGAAATCACAAATTAAGCGAGGAACACTCGATTTTTGTATTCTATTGCTAATAAAGCAACGACCATATTATGGGTATGAAATCATAAGTAAGTTAGAGCAGTATCCTATTATTGCTGCAAAAGAAAATACAATTTATCCCTTGCTTAGAAGATTATTGAAAGAAGAATATATTTCTTCATCTTGGCAAGATAGTACAGAGGGCTTGCCACCGAGAAAATATTATACCATTACAGAAAAAGGAAACGAATACTTAAACGCTATGTCCTTAGAATGGGATAATTTATTAACAGCTATATCAGAAATTAAGGGGAGTTAA
- a CDS encoding serine hydrolase translates to MKIHSQIIFASMALVITGSSLLYTSPTSIVKAEPTQNVSSSLQTSTQRDHNSVEQAMRETLLLGFPGILAKTSEGGKTWGYAAGVADLSTKKPMETDFRFRIGSVTKTFTATVVLQLAGENRLNLDDSIEKWLPGVIQGNGYNGKQITIRQILNHTSGIAEYSRSKDADFMDTKKSYTAEEIVKMGISLPPDFAPGKRWSYSNTGYVLLGILIEKVTGNSYAEEIENRIIEPLELSDTFLPGNSSVIPGTKHARGYSQPDEASEIKDVTFYNPSAGSSAGDMISTADDINKFFSSLLGGKLLKEQQLKEMLTTVPTGKAGMDGYGLGIIEFKLPNGVSIWGHTGGILGFSTFAGGTLGGKHTLVVSLNSLGRDNSPNPFTNILLAEFSK, encoded by the coding sequence ATGAAAATACATAGTCAAATTATATTTGCAAGTATGGCCCTAGTAATAACTGGAAGTTCCCTGCTATACACATCGCCAACCTCAATTGTAAAAGCAGAGCCCACTCAAAATGTATCTAGTTCGTTACAAACAAGCACTCAACGAGATCATAATTCCGTCGAGCAAGCAATGCGGGAAACATTGCTATTGGGATTCCCGGGGATACTTGCTAAAACTTCTGAGGGTGGAAAAACGTGGGGTTATGCGGCAGGGGTAGCGGATCTGAGCACAAAGAAACCAATGGAAACAGATTTTCGCTTTCGCATTGGTAGCGTGACGAAGACGTTCACCGCAACGGTTGTACTTCAATTAGCTGGAGAGAACCGCTTGAATCTAGACGACTCCATCGAAAAATGGTTGCCTGGTGTCATTCAAGGAAACGGATATAATGGTAAACAGATTACCATCCGGCAAATATTGAATCATACAAGTGGGATCGCTGAATACTCAAGGTCAAAAGACGCTGATTTTATGGATACAAAAAAATCGTATACGGCTGAAGAAATAGTGAAGATGGGGATTTCTCTGCCCCCAGACTTTGCCCCAGGAAAGAGATGGTCTTATTCAAACACAGGATACGTATTACTGGGGATTCTTATTGAAAAAGTAACCGGAAACAGCTACGCGGAAGAGATTGAAAATCGGATTATTGAACCGCTTGAATTGTCGGATACATTCCTACCTGGCAATTCAAGCGTTATTCCAGGCACCAAGCATGCTCGGGGATATTCTCAACCAGACGAAGCAAGTGAGATAAAAGACGTTACTTTTTATAACCCAAGTGCAGGTAGCTCGGCTGGAGATATGATTTCTACTGCTGACGACATAAATAAATTCTTCTCTTCCTTGCTCGGTGGCAAATTACTAAAGGAACAGCAACTAAAAGAAATGCTTACTACAGTTCCTACAGGAAAAGCAGGAATGGATGGATATGGTCTTGGAATCATTGAATTTAAGCTTCCAAACGGTGTCTCGATATGGGGACACACAGGTGGCATTCTAGGGTTTTCTACTTTTGCTGGAGGTACACTTGGAGGCAAGCATACGTTGGTCGTCAGTTTGAACAGTTTAGGTAGAGATAACAGTCCTAATCCTTTTACAAATATTTTACTTGCTGAATTTAGCAAGTAG
- a CDS encoding DNA mismatch repair protein MutS — MNEKTLQRLEYDKIKEKVMEYALSYVGKKHVEQMMPMDSVKVVRSKLDETAEAKNILQNGASVPIPALEGMEKILSLLGTGYVFGVNDFTNLYLFLTSSSQLMKYMATKAQLAPRVSTYAASMYDVQKLKNEIEQCIRHGQVVDSASKDLLKVRKRIIVFEERLKRQLDSIMNKYRSIMQENVISTRNGRYVIPIKKEHRKQVAGSVLDESASGQTVYMEPTEISTVQFELTALKAEEEREVTKVLMQLSAFAEEYTYELTVNVETVGMYDFLFAKAKYALAIGGANVELNEKGIIDVKEARHPLLGPKMVPLHLKIGREYKSLIITGPNTGGKTLTLKTIGLLTMMVQSGLLVPVQEGSRFSIFRNIAVDIGDGQSIEQALSTFSAHIHNVLEILQVTDASTLVLIDEMATGTDPGEGVALSIAILEELHRRGATVIVNTHFNEIKNFASATAGFQNARMEFDEETLQPLYRLRIGEAGQSYAFLIALRLGIPSEMIQRSREITRNSFTTTTTTTERLEQYQDVEQEQYEAANYVETRMIEQPEEAEVAVKVEEEKREQPSQEISENAAVTPATHERDKPFAVGDCVFISYLGRTGIVFAAEDSKGIVGVMIQNQKYKINKKRLVLHIEGKELYPADYDMDIVFETKENRKKRKMMSRKHVEGLSIETKREG, encoded by the coding sequence ATGAATGAAAAAACATTGCAGCGTCTCGAATACGACAAAATCAAAGAAAAGGTAATGGAATACGCTTTATCGTACGTAGGGAAAAAGCATGTAGAACAAATGATGCCGATGGACTCTGTCAAAGTAGTACGAAGTAAGTTGGACGAAACAGCAGAAGCCAAGAACATCCTGCAAAATGGAGCGAGTGTACCGATTCCCGCGCTGGAAGGGATGGAGAAGATCCTTTCCCTCCTGGGGACGGGATATGTATTTGGCGTAAACGATTTTACGAATCTGTACCTGTTTTTAACGAGTTCCTCACAGCTAATGAAGTACATGGCGACAAAAGCACAATTAGCGCCACGCGTAAGCACCTATGCAGCATCGATGTACGACGTCCAAAAATTAAAAAATGAAATCGAACAATGCATCCGTCATGGGCAAGTTGTCGATTCCGCCAGCAAAGACTTGTTAAAGGTGCGTAAGCGCATCATCGTATTTGAAGAGCGCTTGAAAAGACAACTGGATTCCATCATGAACAAATATCGTTCGATCATGCAAGAAAATGTCATTAGTACACGCAATGGACGTTATGTCATTCCCATCAAAAAAGAACATCGCAAGCAAGTGGCTGGCAGTGTTTTAGATGAATCGGCGAGCGGTCAAACCGTCTATATGGAACCGACTGAGATCAGCACCGTACAGTTTGAACTCACAGCACTCAAGGCAGAAGAAGAACGCGAAGTAACAAAAGTATTAATGCAATTGTCCGCGTTCGCAGAAGAATATACGTATGAACTCACCGTGAATGTCGAGACCGTTGGAATGTATGATTTCCTTTTCGCAAAAGCGAAGTACGCATTGGCAATCGGAGGCGCGAATGTCGAACTAAACGAAAAAGGGATCATCGATGTCAAGGAAGCACGGCATCCGTTGCTCGGTCCGAAAATGGTGCCGCTGCATTTGAAAATTGGTCGAGAGTACAAATCGCTTATTATTACAGGTCCAAATACAGGCGGGAAAACATTGACGTTAAAAACCATCGGGCTCTTAACCATGATGGTACAGTCGGGTTTGCTCGTACCTGTGCAGGAAGGCAGTCGCTTCTCCATTTTCCGCAACATCGCGGTTGATATTGGAGATGGGCAAAGCATTGAGCAAGCCTTAAGCACGTTTTCCGCACATATTCATAATGTCCTGGAAATCCTGCAGGTTACCGATGCTTCGACCCTCGTTCTGATTGATGAGATGGCTACCGGTACAGATCCAGGAGAAGGTGTCGCCTTGTCGATTGCGATTTTGGAGGAGCTACACCGAAGAGGAGCGACGGTGATTGTGAATACCCATTTTAACGAGATCAAAAATTTTGCCTCCGCAACTGCCGGGTTCCAAAATGCACGAATGGAATTCGACGAGGAGACCTTACAGCCACTTTATCGCTTGCGAATAGGAGAAGCTGGCCAGAGCTACGCATTCCTGATCGCACTGAGGCTAGGTATCCCGTCTGAGATGATTCAGCGTTCACGGGAAATTACTCGGAATAGCTTCACGACTACGACTACCACTACGGAAAGGCTGGAACAATACCAAGACGTTGAGCAGGAACAGTATGAGGCTGCCAATTATGTGGAGACACGGATGATAGAACAGCCGGAAGAAGCGGAAGTGGCAGTAAAAGTAGAAGAGGAAAAGCGTGAGCAACCTTCACAGGAGATTTCCGAAAATGCCGCAGTTACACCAGCCACGCATGAGCGTGACAAACCATTTGCTGTTGGTGATTGTGTATTCATTTCCTATCTGGGGAGAACCGGCATCGTGTTTGCTGCGGAGGACTCCAAAGGTATCGTTGGCGTCATGATTCAAAATCAGAAATATAAAATCAACAAAAAGCGCCTCGTCTTGCATATTGAAGGCAAAGAACTGTATCCAGCCGACTATGACATGGACATCGTATTCGAGACAAAAGAGAACCGGAAGAAGCGTAAAATGATGAGTCGCAAGCATGTCGAAGGATTATCGATCGAGACGAAGCGGGAGGGGTGA
- a CDS encoding multidrug effflux MFS transporter: MNRKISTPSLLLLIILVGFPQISETIYTPSLPDIANSLHASNNTIQLTLSIYFLGFAFGVFCWGRLSDSIGRRPAMLWGIFVYGLGSLGCYLSDSADWLLWSRFIQAFGASAGSVVTQTILRESTDTTKRHAVFAQISAALAFTPAIGPLIGGWVDQSFGYQAVFFTLIAMSVAIFAYAFVSLPETKTSTASKINTLAVAKRLFTDKRIWTFGFLIGATNGMLFSYYAEAPFIFIAFFGMTPGVFGFLGIFVALASVIGAMLSKKLLIKYPAENIILIGSLVTTLGAVCLTSFTMYGASPSVASMAIMVASIFTLLLGIGIAIPNCLSLALVHYGDVLGTAGAIFGLGYYLIVSLITSGMSYFHNGSLVTMPIYFLLLAIMMVLVSKQITVSHTAK, from the coding sequence GTGAATAGAAAAATCTCAACACCATCTTTGTTACTGTTGATCATCTTGGTGGGCTTTCCGCAAATTAGTGAAACGATCTATACACCTTCGTTACCTGATATCGCCAATAGTCTCCATGCCAGCAACAATACGATCCAACTAACACTCAGTATTTACTTCCTCGGTTTTGCCTTTGGTGTATTTTGCTGGGGAAGGCTCTCTGACTCTATCGGTCGACGCCCTGCCATGCTCTGGGGAATTTTCGTTTACGGCCTGGGCAGCTTGGGTTGCTACCTCTCCGATTCGGCTGACTGGTTGTTATGGAGCCGGTTCATTCAAGCCTTTGGTGCGAGTGCAGGATCGGTGGTAACCCAAACCATCTTGCGAGAGAGTACCGACACCACCAAGCGTCATGCTGTTTTTGCTCAGATTTCAGCTGCTCTCGCTTTTACGCCTGCAATTGGCCCCTTAATCGGTGGTTGGGTGGATCAATCGTTTGGATATCAGGCTGTTTTCTTCACGCTGATTGCGATGAGCGTAGCGATTTTTGCTTACGCGTTTGTATCGTTGCCTGAGACCAAAACGTCTACTGCTTCAAAAATAAACACGTTAGCTGTAGCCAAACGACTTTTTACGGACAAAAGGATTTGGACTTTTGGCTTCTTAATTGGGGCGACAAATGGCATGTTGTTCAGTTACTATGCCGAAGCGCCATTTATTTTCATTGCGTTTTTCGGAATGACGCCTGGCGTGTTTGGGTTCTTGGGTATTTTCGTAGCTTTGGCTTCTGTGATTGGAGCAATGCTCTCGAAAAAACTGCTAATCAAATACCCGGCTGAGAACATTATTCTAATCGGCTCGCTGGTTACGACGTTAGGTGCAGTATGCCTCACAAGCTTCACTATGTACGGCGCGAGTCCGTCCGTTGCCTCGATGGCGATCATGGTAGCCTCTATCTTTACCCTTTTGCTGGGGATTGGGATCGCGATTCCAAACTGCCTGAGTTTAGCTCTCGTCCACTACGGCGATGTGCTCGGAACTGCTGGCGCTATTTTTGGTTTGGGTTACTACCTCATCGTAAGTCTCATCACGAGTGGCATGAGTTATTTTCATAACGGCTCGCTGGTTACCATGCCAATCTACTTCTTGCTATTGGCGATCATGATGGTGCTTGTTAGTAAACAAATTACGGTTAGCCATACAGCCAAGTAG
- a CDS encoding iron-sulfur cluster assembly accessory protein, with protein sequence MIQISEAAVTRIQNMLEQESSSLFIRFGVKDGGCSGMTYGLGFDDAYQEGDTTIDIDGVKLVVNPESYPYVDGVEIDYKETGMMGGFTIQNPNAIATCGCGSSFRTALHRGKREKCE encoded by the coding sequence ATGATTCAAATTAGCGAAGCTGCCGTCACTCGTATTCAAAATATGCTCGAACAAGAAAGCTCTTCTCTCTTCATTCGTTTTGGTGTGAAGGACGGAGGGTGCTCCGGGATGACCTACGGGCTCGGTTTTGATGATGCTTATCAAGAAGGCGACACCACAATCGATATTGATGGTGTGAAGTTGGTCGTCAATCCAGAAAGCTATCCGTATGTCGATGGCGTCGAAATCGATTACAAAGAGACTGGAATGATGGGCGGATTTACGATCCAAAACCCGAATGCGATCGCAACCTGCGGCTGTGGAAGCAGCTTCCGTACAGCCCTACATCGAGGAAAAAGAGAAAAGTGTGAGTAG
- the murB gene encoding UDP-N-acetylmuramate dehydrogenase, giving the protein MKPVFSLLRERQVEVTYQEPLAAHTTWKIGGPADLLITPSSKSQLIMVLQILNEHHVPWMVMGKGSNLLVTDKGYRGAVIKLNKALDYARILGNQIYAGAAYSLIRLAALANKYRLSGLEFAGGIPGSVGGAVYMNAGANGSDISDIFHSAEVITQAGAIRSLRAVDMDFSYRHSSLQETDVIITEAIFELTPRDSESIKLQWNHYKEKRLKTQPLPFDCAGSVFRNPPGHFAAKLIEDAGLKGMRYGGAEVSSKHANFIMNTGNATALDVWTLMKQIQETVHSQSGIHLVPEVVVVGEQ; this is encoded by the coding sequence ATGAAACCTGTATTCTCCCTTCTCCGTGAACGACAGGTCGAAGTGACTTATCAGGAGCCTTTGGCGGCACATACTACCTGGAAAATTGGCGGGCCTGCAGATTTACTGATTACACCGAGCAGTAAATCCCAACTGATCATGGTCCTACAAATACTGAATGAACATCATGTCCCATGGATGGTGATGGGAAAGGGCTCCAACCTTTTAGTCACAGACAAGGGTTATCGTGGCGCGGTCATTAAATTAAACAAAGCTTTGGACTATGCCCGAATCCTAGGCAATCAGATTTATGCAGGGGCCGCCTACTCCTTGATCAGGCTTGCAGCATTGGCAAACAAGTATAGGCTCAGTGGTTTAGAGTTCGCAGGCGGAATACCCGGGTCTGTCGGCGGCGCTGTGTATATGAATGCAGGCGCGAACGGATCGGATATATCGGACATTTTTCACTCAGCTGAAGTGATCACACAAGCTGGAGCCATTCGCTCCCTGCGTGCTGTAGATATGGATTTTTCTTATCGCCACTCTTCCTTGCAAGAGACTGATGTCATTATCACGGAAGCTATTTTTGAGCTGACTCCGCGCGACAGCGAAAGCATCAAGCTCCAGTGGAACCACTATAAAGAAAAACGTTTAAAAACACAGCCGCTGCCGTTTGACTGTGCGGGCAGTGTATTCAGAAATCCCCCAGGCCATTTTGCTGCAAAGCTCATTGAAGATGCTGGCTTAAAGGGCATGCGGTATGGAGGCGCGGAAGTATCGAGCAAGCATGCCAATTTTATTATGAATACCGGTAATGCTACCGCACTTGATGTATGGACACTCATGAAGCAGATTCAGGAAACAGTTCACAGCCAATCAGGGATTCACCTTGTTCCTGAAGTTGTAGTCGTAGGTGAACAGTAA
- a CDS encoding metalloregulator ArsR/SmtB family transcription factor, with amino-acid sequence MERYRHLSTREYILLLLKREGELSTKDLQNRLELTKVAVSRQMIYLEKDGFVVCRVGRQKAGRPMHYYSLTQQGNEQFPNDYGQLAVDLMEHIVLADGEDRVDQFFARQQEKIIQKYEGQMEGKALSEKVAEMARIQDDNGFMARWEQVSDEEYVITQHNCPYFKVAGRYQMICTRELNCYRALLQTSVERTECVAIGGKKCVYQIRSTQS; translated from the coding sequence ATGGAGAGATATAGACACCTATCAACACGCGAATACATTCTATTGTTGCTGAAAAGGGAAGGGGAGCTCAGCACAAAGGATTTGCAAAACAGGCTGGAGCTCACAAAGGTAGCTGTCAGCAGGCAAATGATTTACTTGGAAAAAGACGGTTTTGTTGTGTGTAGAGTAGGCCGTCAAAAAGCAGGTAGACCGATGCACTACTACTCGTTGACACAGCAAGGTAACGAACAATTTCCGAATGATTATGGGCAATTGGCCGTGGATTTGATGGAGCATATCGTGCTGGCAGACGGGGAAGACCGAGTGGATCAATTTTTCGCAAGACAGCAAGAGAAGATTATCCAGAAATACGAGGGACAAATGGAAGGAAAAGCGCTATCTGAAAAGGTAGCAGAGATGGCACGCATCCAAGATGACAACGGATTTATGGCGAGATGGGAACAGGTAAGTGATGAGGAATATGTGATCACGCAGCACAATTGTCCATATTTTAAAGTAGCAGGTCGGTATCAGATGATCTGTACAAGAGAGCTTAATTGTTACCGAGCGCTACTGCAGACGAGCGTAGAACGGACGGAATGCGTGGCAATCGGCGGTAAGAAATGTGTCTATCAGATCCGTTCTACGCAATCGTAG